The genomic stretch AAGAAGGTAATCTAATGAATCAATTGCAAAAACACTATTTAGAAACAGTTGCACCAGCACTTAAAACCAAATATAATTATTCATCAGTGATGGAAATTCCTAAAGTAACAAAAATTATTTTAAACATGACAGCTGGTAATGAAATTACTAATTCTAAAGCTATTGAAGAAGTTTTAAATGAATTATCACTAATTGCTGGTCAAAAACCTTTTCAAACCAAAGCAAAAAAATCATTAGCTTCTTGAAAACTTCGTGAAGGCATGCCAGTTGGTGGAAAAGTTACTCTCCGTCGTGAAAATATGTGAGAATTTCTCTATAAATTAATTAATGTTTCCATACCAAGAATTCGTGATTTTCGTGGTGTTAACCCTAAAGCCTTTGATGGACGTGGTAACTTTGCACTTGGAGTAAAAGAAATTCTTATTTTCCCAGAAATCAGTTTTGATAAAATTCGTAAATTAAGAGGACTTGATGTCATTATTGTAACTAGTGCCAAAACTGATGCTGAGGCTAAATCACTACTTGAGTTAATGGGAATTCCCTTTGCAAAAAAAGTTAATTAAGGAATATCAATGGCAAAAAAATCATTAAAAGTTAAAGCTGAGAAACATCCAAAATTCAAAGTACGGGCATATACTAGATGCCAACTTTGTGGACGTCCTCGCGCAGTTTTGCGTAAATTTAAAATTTGTAGAATTTGTTTTA from Mesomycoplasma conjunctivae encodes the following:
- a CDS encoding type Z 30S ribosomal protein S14, whose protein sequence is MAKKSLKVKAEKHPKFKVRAYTRCQLCGRPRAVLRKFKICRICFRELAHQGRIPGIKKVSW
- the rplE gene encoding 50S ribosomal protein L5 yields the protein MNQLQKHYLETVAPALKTKYNYSSVMEIPKVTKIILNMTAGNEITNSKAIEEVLNELSLIAGQKPFQTKAKKSLASWKLREGMPVGGKVTLRRENMWEFLYKLINVSIPRIRDFRGVNPKAFDGRGNFALGVKEILIFPEISFDKIRKLRGLDVIIVTSAKTDAEAKSLLELMGIPFAKKVN